From one Candidatus Kaelpia imicola genomic stretch:
- the yidD gene encoding membrane protein insertion efficiency factor YidD yields the protein MLALVKENRSILIIAIIRFYQILLAPLWPSRCRFYPTCSNYSIQALQEKGFIKGIWLTVTRILRCNPAFPGGYDPVR from the coding sequence CTGCTCGCTCTTGTTAAAGAAAATAGGTCGATCCTAATTATAGCTATTATTAGGTTCTATCAAATTTTGCTGGCACCACTCTGGCCTTCAAGGTGCCGTTTTTACCCGACATGTTCTAATTATTCTATTCAAGCACTGCAGGAGAAGGGTTTTATAAAAGGGATTTGGTTAACTGTAACAAGAATATTAAGGTGTAACCCTGCTTTTCCTGGGGGGTATGACCCTGTGAGGTGA